TAGTATAACAACCATAATGATTAGCATAAGCAAAAGCAACTGTTAAGATAAAAATACATAAGACTGCTAAGAATTTCATTTTGatagtttttaaattataattatattttttaaaataaaaaaagttatttaattattaaatatgttaatttgttgttttgattgttaatgattgttttttttttaaaaaagaatttctatttataaattttttttttactgcATACATTTATTTACtcttatttaatttataaaattataaaaaaaatttaattacaaacaattttttaaaaaaaataatagatcaaaattattttaaattttgtaaaatcttttttttttttttttttttttttttttttttttttaatatacagttttacaattaaaaaaattaaataaaaacaaatcataatttttaaaaattatgtggtaataaaatattaattttttttccaaacatattatttaatatataaattaaataaaaataaaatatataaaacgattgaaatatcttttttttttatacaggAATCTCATTTATTTATCTTCACTGTTGGTTTTGCTTAAGGTCGTGATAACAATCTATGTGGCACTTGTAGAATTAGTGTCACCTCAAATGGTTCGTGTAAATGTGTTGAAAACTCAAAATCCACTGATGTCACTATTGATACTACAaaacaatttgaatttgaaggtTCTTGATGATGCTTACCAGGTAGGCGGAGGATATCAAAATACTAAGTTatggtaaaattaaataattattcaaaaaaaaattaatttaattatattattaccccaattcaataaaatagaaattataatattgttgttaaaaaaaaaaaaaaagaaaaaaaaaattatttgtttattactCAATCcaataatattgtttttaaaaaaaaaaaaaaaattaaaaagaaaaatttaattattaaccaattcaaaaattttaatttataataacaaatataaaaaaaaaatgtaatcaTCAAATGAGCCATGTCAAGGACacaaaaattttgaaattcctTTTACAaggttaataaataaaaaaatgttttaaaaaatttaaatgttttaataataactatttttttaattataaaatacttaaaaaaagattttatcaaattattttccaaacttttatttttttttttttttcaaggagtagttttacttttattttttttttttaataagtAACTGCATAGATTGCTAAGTTTGGTTCATTGTGACCTGCAATAATTGCACCAAAACCAAAGGTactattttatattaaaaatttaaaattagttttacatacaattattattattattattattttcattattattattgatttaaaaaatattaaacttACGTGTTTCTTTCAATTGCTGGAATGTAAGTTGGGAGAGTAAGTTCACCATTTTCCATTCTTCTGATATTCCAAATTTGGACATAATCTTTTGCACCAATGTTTGGATTAACACCAATGAAGAGATTTGAGATATCAGtaactaaattattatttttaatttggaaATCATATTGAGCAAAATGAGTTCCATTTAAGTCCCATTCTGATTTTTTACTAGATTCTAATGTTACATCAAAgcattttgaaatttcaatacAATTACAAGAACCCTTCATGGTATAGCAAATTCTACCGGCACCACATGGATTATTAGTATAACAACCATAATGATTTGCATAAGCAAAAGCAACTGTTAAGATAAAAATACATAAGACTGCTAAGAATTTCATTTtgatagttttaattttaatttatttttttaaaaaaaaaaagttatttaatTACTAAATATATGTTAATAAGTTTGAttgttaatgattttttattttaaaaaaatttctatttatacattttccaatatttttttttttttttttttttttttaataataaatacttttatttaatttataaaaaagtaaaaaaatttaattacaaacaattttaaaaaaaaaaatagtagatcaaaattattttaaattttgtaaaatcttttttttttttttttatactattaaaaaattaaataaaaaaaacaaataataatttttaaattatggtaataaatattaatttttttttttttttcatttaaaaacaaagaacatatgtattataaattattattattattattatacaagtcatatttattttatttgtttatttattttattttatttattctaatttttttttttttttttttttttttatatcactATTAATACAAATGAAGTAAATCACTATTTTCAGATTGAGATAAAGATTTCTTTGCTTTCTTTAATAAatccaatttataaatacatTCGTTTCTCTTGGCAACTACTAATTCGTTCTCTCTGAGTAATTGATCAACAGAGGATTGATCGTACAATGAAtctattaattctttttgaagGATATCctttgatttatcaattaataataatgatactaATTTCATAGTATTTTGTTGAAGATTAAATTGAGCTATATCATTATAagctaataataatcttctaagtaaataaatttgtttcttttcatCTTCTGTTATATCATTAAGTCCATATTGTtctaatttgaatttatcatcaaatattaaattttgtttttttaaatgttgttgttgttgttgttgttgttgctgctgaatttgaatttcatgtgattgttgttgttttggttgtggtggtgatggtggtgatggtggtgaagatgatgaacCAAATATTCTTGATAAGAAACCTGATTGTTgcttttgttgttgttgttgttgttgttgatatgattgttgttgttgttgttgttgttgttgttgctgctgtttaatttgattatcaATTGGATAAGAACGATCAATATTATAAGGATTTAAAGCATCGTTATAAGGATTAGAATTTTGTGGTAAaggtaatgatgatgatgatgatgttggtgatgatgatgttgatgatgttgattgaAAAGCACCTTGTGGTACCACAAAAgaggatgaagatgaagaaaataataaattatttaattggtaaAGATAATTTGGATGattagtattaataaaagaCATTTCAGCATCAACCATTTGAGAGATTGATTGATTACATTCTTTAACTAATTTTCTAAGTGCATTATTTGAAACTTCAACAATACgttcttttaaaattgggaATCTTGATAAAACATGAGAATAATCAGCTTGAGTTAAAATTCTTATCAATTCATCTAAAATGATTTCAGATGTTTGAATTAATGGTTCTCTAACTCTTTCCAATTGTTTACGAATGAGTgaatcaaatattttttgagGTATAAACATTGTTGATCCTGAATTTCTAAGtgcaatttttaattgttgatctGATAACCAACCAAAAGgctcaccaccaccactattatcagttgatgttgttgctgctgctgctgttgtCGATTGAAAAGCTTTTGAAAATATGTATCTTATACGAGCACCaccattaaattcatttaaaattaattcttcatTAGTGCCATCTAAATCAGCTCTGTATTTTCTTGAGAATTCATTTAGAATATCTAAGAGTAATCTTGATTTCTCAGCAGATCTAAGTGGTATTGGTTCACCATATTTCTCTAAATCTGATTCatactttttaattaattgtctAATTTGATTCTTCACTGATGGAAAAGTGTCACGAATATGTTTAGTTAAGATTTTATTACATTTCTGAGCCAAATATTTAGTACCCAATTGATTGGTAATTCTATGATAAACTGGATGTTGATCAAACCATTTCCATTCGTCAGCCAACATTTGTTCGATTGGTTTCCTATTGTTTATATCTTGTTGTGACCTATTTACAACACCGACGAAACCCAAACTCAATGGTATTGAATTACCTAATAGAATATCGATTGCATCGGTACCCTTATCCATTAGATCTAATTTTGTCAATACACCAATGGTACGTTTACCTAATGGATCAACTTGTTGGGCTAACTTTAATGCATCCGATGTAACTATATCCTGATTGGCGGGTGTAATCgctaaaattattgaatttgggTTACTTATATAATCGATAATCATTGATTTAATCTTTTCCTCAATGTCAGGTGGTTGATCCTCAATTGCAACACGTGTTAAACCTGGTAAATCTACCAATGTCAATGGTACAACCTTTGGtgaataaatctttaaaactaTGGGTTCTGATGATATATCTTTATTTGGTCCTGCAATTCTCTCTGTCTCTCTCTCAATCTCTTCTTTTATCTcttgaaaattaaatctatttGTTCCTGTATGTCCAAATTCTCCCCATTCCTCTAaactattatcatcattatcattatcataataattatcatcttcatcttcatcttcattttcatttacattatttctactagtagtagtagtttgATATAATTGTAATACCAATGGTCTTCTTGTTACTAAACCACTACCTCTTGGTAAGAAATCACGACCGACCAAATTCTCTAAAACTGAACTTTTACCAGATGATTGTGATCCAACAACTATAATTTGTGGTAGAGTAATCTCTGACCCAATTAATGCTGCATTCTcttgtaatttatttataattggtAAAAGTGATGCTCCAACTGTTTCATTAAaagtttcattatttttaaataattgttgttgttgtttagcataatttaattttgtacTTGAATAGAAATGTctcaaaacttttttatcaatattattattttgaatgaaaaatttactaatattattattattattattattatttttattaattttattattattattattattattattattattactattattatagatttttaaatttttttgaaattcatTTTGGAATTGTATAGAGTATTTATATTGTgagtaatattttttatttttaatagtataatttaaagttgataatttattgattATAATCGGATAAATATATTGTTGATAATTAATTGCGACATCACCTGATGCCTTTAATATTGCTGTTGAACTCAACattgtatattattattattattattattattattattattattattattattattattattattattattattattattattgtttattttattttattatttttttattttttatttgattattattattttttttatttgatttatttaattgttgtttggattttttttttttttttttttttaaagaaaaaaaataaattaaaaaaaaataaaaaaaaaataaaaaaataaaaaaaaaataaaaatccaaacaacaatttgttgtttttctttgaaaattGTGCCATAATAATTATCCTGCccatttttttgaattttattaatagttttaaaaaataaatcatattACTTatcagaaaataaaataaaaatagttttttaataatcatttttcattttaataatatacaaagaaaaaaaaaaaaaaaaaaaaatacaaaaacaggaaaaaaaaaaaactaaaggaaaaaataaatataaaattatatattaaaaatttaagttttgttttatttgatctcaaatggttttaaaagagtttatttaattaaattatcatttgatttggAAACTGGTAACCttgaaaaaactaaattCCCTATACAGTATTATAATAgatttatattatcaataataaattaaataaatacatatatataaaaaaaaattttttttttccaaacctggaaaaaataataattttaaatacacACAAGAGAAAAGTTCCTTTAATTTATGAGTCATAACTTGGGttgtataaatttttaaaaatttaaaaaaaaaaaataaaaaaaaaaaaaaaaaaaaaaaaaactttttatttttgtttcaaatttttttttttttttttttaatgaagtGGACCACCTATTTttacattaaataataacttctcaaaaaaaaaaaaaaaaatagaatatttaaaacaaacaaataaacttcaattgatattattgtaattttaaataaataaataaataaatatataataaaatatatttaaagtATAATAAAAGATATGGAGTATAATAAAGGAAATACAGGTTATAATTCAGGTGAAAATTACCCATCAATGGGTAAGTAGTAGTGATTATAAAATAGAAggagtaaaaataaaaaatataggtgttaatattaatttttaaatatatatatatgtatatagaTCAATATAACTATGGTCAAGGTAATATGGGTAATATGGGTAATATGggacaacaatatcaaccaccacaacaacaacaacaaccaccacaacaacaacaacaacataatAGCGGATTTGGTTTCCCATCACCAACACTTTATAATATGAAcgcacaacaacaacaacaacaacaacaacaacaccaacaacaacaacatcataaTCAACAAACATCACCAATGTatggtaataatggtggtttcaatcaatttaataataatgatgtatgttaaaaatagaaatttaaataatgtagATAATCATTAATGAAATACtcattcttttattttattttaatatttatatatatatatttatttagaaTTCACACTattcaccaccacaacaaggTGATATGTCAAGACAATTCATTTCACAAATTAGCGATAACCCATTAACACAAGCAGGTTTAACTTATGGGTTAAATTATGGTCAAACCTTATTTTCAGGTGGTAAACAATATGTAGATTCAAATGTgagtttaataataataataataataataataataataataataataataataataataataataataataataatgaaaaaaaagagagttaatatattaatatataaaaatatatttcttttttttttttttttttaaaaatttttattttatagtttggaaaatatttttcattttcaacatTAAAATCATATTTCAATGTAAACAATTCATatgtatttaataaaataaaattattgattttccCATATACTCAAAAGACATGGAAGAGAAGAATTGGTAGAACAAGTGATGTTGATAGTTATCTTCCACCAAGAGATGATATTAATGCACCAGATTTATATATTCCTTTGATGGCATTCATCACTTACTTTTTATTGTATGGTTTTCAAATGGGTATGGAAAAGAAATTCTCTCCAGATTATTTAGGTGCTTGTATCACTAAAGGTATAGTTTTTTGGGCAATCGAATTATTGATCTTCAAATgtggtttctttttttcaaattcaaattcaattccaTTCTATGATATGATATCTTATTCTGGTTATAAATATGTTTTGTaagtttattaataataataataataataatatcttaatttaattatttattatattactaataattattaattatttattaattattttttaattattattattttagaatGGTTATATTCCAAATTGCAACAATTTTACTTGGTAGTTATGTATCATACATTATAAAATGTGTATTATCAGTATCAATTGCATTTTTCATGTTAAAAACATTAAGATTAGTTTTCTCCTCAGTTTCTGGTGCTCATGACCACATCTCACCAGATTATCATGAATCaggtaaaataaaaaattactttGTATTTGGTTTTTCAGTTGCTCAAGCtttattatgttttttagtttaagatgaataaaatatttatataaataataaaaataaaaaaaataaaaaaataaaaaaaaaaaaaataaaaaaaaaaaaaagaaaaattaaaaatagaatttaaaaatagaatttttatttaaagaaataaaatgtaaaacaaaaattaaattaataaagaaaacgagagagatttttaaaaattaaataataacattttattttattttatttttttttaatttttattttattttatttttctttttttttttttgattccTTTTCTTCACtttcttcttttctttcttcgACTTactataatatatatattattgttgtttttgtttttgtttttgtttttgttttggtttttgtttttgttttggttgtttttttaattctttattttattattattttattttgtttttttcttttcgaAATAATCTTATTTAAAGACCACCACGTAAAGCCAAAACTAAATGAAGAACTGAACCACCTTCAATTGAATATTCTGAAGCAGGCTTGTCGTCACCCCTggaatataaataaaataaaaagattaatatcaaaaaaaaataattaaaaatttacaacaatatataaatttaaaaatcacTATTTGAATTCTTACATTTGTTTACCACCAAAAATAAGTCTTTGTTGTGATGGTGGGATaccttctttttcttcaacTCTTTCTTTAATACGTTGaatctaaataaataaataaataaataaatagataaataaataaacaaataaataagtgaataaataaataaataaataaataaataaataaataaataaataaattagtatATGTAatgtataaaattttaaaaaagaatgaatgaagataataattcCAATTTATTTCTCAACGAATGTGTATATGtgtatatgtatatatataactACCTTATCTGTTGGATCGATATcgatttcaatttctttaccGGTTAAAGTTTTTACTTTAATTAACATTTTATATGTGAAAGTAtgtaattatataaatacagagaaaaaaaagagataaatataaatttgattttataaattgcgaatataaaaaaaaaaattgaaaaaaaaaaaaaaaaaaaaaaaaaaaaaaatgatttttcaaaattaatttttttctttttttttccatttttttttttttaatttttttttttttttaattaattttgagtTGGTTTATGCCTTGTTTctgattcttttttttttatttatttatttattatttttttttttacaaatagttttatttattttttatttgaatagtCTCTTTCACCAAATATGGCACTACCAACACGAACGCTTGTTGAACCAAATTCAATctggaatttaaaaaaaaaaataataaaaaaaataaaaaaattaaaaaataattaatatttttggaaatttccactaaaaaaaaggatttatttttggaaaaaaaaaaaaaaaaaaaatacttacaGCAGGTTCAAAATCGTGACTCATTCCCATTGATAATTCTATTGAATCCAATGgtatatttaattgttttgaaatattatttttacaatctACTAAACATTTAAAATCTGGTTGATCAGGTGTGGCATTTGGATTACCAATTGTCATTAAACCTAAAAAgtttaatgaatttttacAATTGTTATCCTCTAAACAATGTTTAACTAAATCTAAACATTCCTCTGGTTTACAACCACTCTTTGATTCTTCGCCACTTGTATTAACTTGAatcataatatttaattttttattattattattgttattgttattattattttcttcattatttaataatgatttcgctaatttatctaaaatctttttattttcaacagTTTCAACAACATATAAATTCTTTACTGATgttaatatttttgatttatttgattgaatACTTCCAATGAAATGccatttaatttcatttaattctgATAATTCTTCAGATTTTGAAACTAATTCTtgaatctattttttaaaatatatgtatgtatgtatgtatgaggtgttaaaattaaaaaaaaggaaaggTTTTATGTAGAGTGTAATTACATAATTAAAATACATACATAATTTTCACCAAAATGTCTATGACCTTTATCATATAATATTCTAATCATTTCAGTTGGTTTTGTTTTACTTACTGCAACTAATTTAACATTATGtctatcaaatttatttgagATAATTTCTACTCTATCCTTTATATTCTTGTAGCTTGAGATTAATTCTTTAACATCATTTTCATCcatcattttaaattcaattctcTTTTtgtttgtatttgtatttgtatttgtatttgtgtttgaaaaatataatttagaagtttgttttgtttcaaaaaataataattttttggtTGTATTCaaagtaatattattatttcgaaaaataaaaagcaTACTGTGGGATGCAGGGGTATGTtcgaacaaaaaaaaaaaaataaaaaaaaataaaaaaaaaatataaaaaaaataaaaaaataaaaaaaaaaaataaaaaaaaaataaattagaataaaataatttttaattattcctattttaatttttaaaaaatatctataaAAATCCTTTTATTTAAGATTTTATtcgtttaaaaaaaaaaaataataaataaaaaaataaaaaaaattaaaaaaatcaaatgaaaaagggtttttattttttaataaataagagaataaaaaattttttgaaattttaattataattgggAAAAtgtttgaataaataaagaattgatttttaatttattataaaccttttttttatttttttttttttttattttttttttattttttcattttttttttttttaaaattttttttttatttttattttataactATCATCACAAACTATCtatacattaaaaaaaatgtatggGTTACCAAAGAATgcaaataatca
This region of Dictyostelium discoideum AX4 chromosome 3 chromosome, whole genome shotgun sequence genomic DNA includes:
- the dymB gene encoding dynamin B, whose protein sequence is MLSSTAILKASGDVAINYQQYIYPIIINKLSTLNYTIKNKKYYSQYKYSIQFQNEFQKNLKIYNNSNNNNNNNNNNKINKNNNNNNNNISKFFIQNNNIDKKVLRHFYSSTKLNYAKQQQQLFKNNETFNETVGASLLPIINKLQENAALIGSEITLPQIIVVGSQSSGKSSVLENLVGRDFLPRGSGLVTRRPLVLQLYQTTTTSRNNVNENEDEDEDDNYYDNDNDDNSLEEWGEFGHTGTNRFNFQEIKEEIERETERIAGPNKDISSEPIVLKIYSPKVVPLTLVDLPGLTRVAIEDQPPDIEEKIKSMIIDYISNPNSIILAITPANQDIVTSDALKLAQQVDPLGKRTIGVLTKLDLMDKGTDAIDILLGNSIPLSLGFVGVVNRSQQDINNRKPIEQMLADEWKWFDQHPVYHRITNQLGTKYLAQKCNKILTKHIRDTFPSVKNQIRQLIKKYESDLEKYGEPIPLRSAEKSRLLLDILNEFSRKYRADLDGTNEELILNEFNGGARIRYIFSKAFQSTTAAAATTSTDNSGGGEPFGWLSDQQLKIALRNSGSTMFIPQKIFDSLIRKQLERVREPLIQTSEIILDELIRILTQADYSHVLSRFPILKERIVEVSNNALRKLVKECNQSISQMVDAEMSFINTNHPNYLYQLNNLLFSSSSSSFVVPQGAFQSTSSTSSSPTSSSSSLPLPQNSNPYNDALNPYNIDRSYPIDNQIKQQQQQQQQQQQQSYQQQQQQQQKQQSGFLSRIFGSSSSPPSPPSPPQPKQQQSHEIQIQQQQQQQQQQHLKKQNLIFDDKFKLEQYGLNDITEDEKKQIYLLRRLLLAYNDIAQFNLQQNTMKLVSLLLIDKSKDILQKELIDSLYDQSSVDQLLRENELVVAKRNECIYKLDLLKKAKKSLSQSENSDLLHLY
- the nedd8 gene encoding ubiquitin-like protein Nedd8, whose protein sequence is MLIKVKTLTGKEIEIDIDPTDKIQRIKERVEEKEGIPPSQQRLIFGGKQMGDDKPASEYSIEGGSVLHLVLALRGGL
- the prosc gene encoding alanine racemase N-terminal domain-containing protein (proline synthetase co-transcribed bacterial homolog protein), with the protein product MMDENDVKELISSYKNIKDRVEIISNKFDRHNVKLVAVSKTKPTEMIRILYDKGHRHFGENYIQELVSKSEELSELNEIKWHFIGSIQSNKSKILTSVKNLYVVETVENKKILDKLAKSLLNNEENNNNNNNNNNKKLNIMIQVNTSGEESKSGCKPEECLDLVKHCLEDNNCKNSLNFLGLMTIGNPNATPDQPDFKCLVDCKNNISKQLNIPLDSIELSMGMSHDFEPAIEFGSTSVRVGSAIFGERDYSNKK